The nucleotide sequence GAGgtagcggcgagcaacgacaacGGGAACAGGAGCGGGAGAGGCGAGCGGTGACAGTGGCAGAGGTAGCGGTAGTGGTAGCAGCGAGAAGCGACAGTGAGAACGGAAGCGACGAGCAAcaatagtggcagcggtagcagcgagagcgggagcgacgagcggtgatagtggcagcggcaacggTAGCGTCGAGTAGCGGCGAGAGCGGGAGCGacaacgggagcgggagcggcgagcgacgatagtggcagtggtagcagcgagcaacgacagcgggagcggcgacaacggtagcagcaagcagcgggagtggcgacagtggcagtggcagcggtagcaacaAGCAacagcagcgggagcggcaacgacgagcagggttaggattgggaagtcgagagaagaaggctgatatcggtgctttagttggttcgattgaaccaactaaagcaccgaagaccgaaccagacctaaaacgctggttcgatcgcttggtttaacccgggcgctcgcccgaagcgcccaacgccttGGCTCAAACGAGCGCCCAGGAGACACCTCTTTGAAGCCCactgcctggaaatgaagcgagatgctcgggccttgcctcgcctcgcctcaccagTGATTTAACTACTTAGTGCATATCTCGCTTAGCACATGGATGCCTCTAACAGATAAGCCATTTCGACCACTAGAGAAGTTGCTGAAGATATTTTATCGTTCCATGATTATCTACAGATTTACTTGTCTTCTCTCCTTCTGGAAAGACAACCCTTGGAAAATGCAAAAAACTGTTGGACAGTTCTTTAGTACATTTTTTGCTCCCTCTAGTTAAATCCATTGAATATGGACAATAatatgacattaaaaaaaaatctaaacccTCACATCCATCATGAAATCCTTTTAGACCCAAGTGTTGTTGGTGGAAGAAGATCAAAATATTGGGCAGTTTTTTAGACCGTTAGGGAGGTTGCTAGTCATTATAGCATATTCAAGCAACTACAATATCTAGTAAGATAACACCAACTCCTTTTATATCATCATGAAAGGATTTTCTTAACATTTTCATAACCAAATTACTCTCTACTTCCAAACGAAAGAGGCCACTATAATGCAAGATGGTCTTGAGAAAGAGGAATTATAAAAAATCCACCACAAGCCAACAACACCTCTGATAGGGAGAAAACTCACCCCCTAGTCACAGCTCGCCACATGGCATCCAGCTCAGCCTATCGAGCGGGACTCGAATGATGTGGCAATCACCTAGGCCCAACAACAATAGTAAACCCAGGAGGGAATATCCAGCCCATACCATAAAATATTCCCTTGAGTCCAACCTATTATAAAGGCCCATCAATTTACTGTTACCCAGGTCAATTATTGTTCACCCGTGACTCCACTTTCCACTTCGGCCCTAACTTGAGCGTTGAAGGGACCGAGTCGGACACCCAACCAAACACAGGTCTTCTTGCAGGTCGATTTATCGGCGGACACCCAAATCGCCTTCGGACTTTTGCGCACACAACCTAGGATTAAGTCGGGTTGACCAAGGCATCACTGATAATCACTCCATCAACCTCTATGTATCAGTTTTCCATAACTTGTTCTTTTCTCGGAAGCACGGTTTAATAAACTGCCCAAAACTAGTTTATCGACATTTTGCTAAATAGAAAGGGAAGAGTGTGGAGCCAAAGAAGTCTCTATTTGGTGCTCATTAGTTGTGAAGTACTTTAGGATACAAATATTGCGAACTAAGAGAAGTAAAAGCTTTGTTAGTGGCATTATCTCTATATTTAGAAGCTTATACAAAAAGTTTGTAACatgaaaaatatttgtaatttctTGGATTCAAGCATGATATTGGCATCAAGATGATTCCAAATTATGTAGAGATAGAGAAAATGCCATGTGCTACAGCACAAGACCTTGAATCGTAGCACAGACTACTCAAATTGAACAGTGGAGTTTTCTGCTTGCTGCAGTTGAGATGGTAGAATTTCAGATATGAGTTGCTAAATGTAAAGCTTAATAATTAGAGGAGTGTCATCATTTGATGCTCGTTCACAGCACAAGTACTTCATGATACCCGGAATACAGCACCCAGTGCCTAGCAGTTGGTATCGGTTTTTGCAAGTTTTTCTAAAGTGTTTCTTCAAGGTAAATGTGTTGAAAGCATCTGAAcactttggttttttttttttttgtcacactTCTAATTTCAATTTTTCTTGTTTTAATATGGCATgttaataagtcattgaaagatgATCACTTGctattgttttttattttctttacgaGACTAGTCCTAGCACCTTAGGGCAAATTTCAATCAATCCTTTTCTTTCTATTTACTGTTGTTTGGTTCTCATACTTTGAGGATTTCAcgatgtaaaaaaataaaataaatccaTGATTACAAGAAACCCTAAACCAAATTCCTCATGCTTCACGGAGATCATAGCATCCACACAATAGATCAAGAAATTGTCATCTGATGTAGATTTTGCGATAATGCAAACAAAACAAGATATTCCTAGTTTGTTCATCAGTCGAGCAGTCTAACATTCACCTCTAAGATTTGAGATATTGTAACAAGCATGTGTTCAGGCATTATCATTTGCTACATTGAGTGTTTTATGGTAGCAACCATTCGCATTACATAATAAGCCGACAATTAGAGCAGGAATATCACTCTAAAGACATCCCCTTTCTTGATTTCATAAACTCCATAAAAAGAACCAAATCATAGATATGAATCCACTATTGACAACACGAAATGCCTTGATGATTGATATATCTTGAGGGTCGACATTATTGCCAAAAAGAAGCATCTCACTCCAAGAACATGACCTTCATCGACATCCAGCATCCCCAATCGGAAGGTGTTCTCGTACTAGATGTTAACCATTGTTACTCCTTAATCAAGATGATATTGATGCATTACAATTACTGGAAGAGGATCAAGATTCTAATTCGGGCCCTTATGCATTACCAGAGGCACTCGAGAAACCCAATCTAACAAGCCGAAGACTACGAGACCCATCGACTGCGATCAAACTCATACAAGAAAAGCTTGCCCATTCGAGACCACCGATCCCACGAAATAGAAAATGACCATAACAAACGAGAGCAAAGCAGAACAAGAAGGAAGAAAGGGAGGCACCTGTAATCCTTCTTGAGAAGTCAACCCACCAATCATCGCCACCCTGCCCCGCCGCCGTCGACGCGGAGGCCGCTACGTTTGTcttccccctcttcctcttcttgaaCCCTCTAACGGGGCCCATGATCACGACTCTACCACCCCAAACCGGATTCCAGAGCTCACCGAGAAGGATCAGCGCACACCAAAGAAATCTTGAACTGGAGAAAGGAAGATACAGAGTAAGACAGAGAGAGACAGGTCACCGGGCTCCTCAGGAGAAGagcgaagaggagaggagaaagacAAAGCAGATCTCTCTGAGTGGGGACAGGATGCGGGTAGCAGCGAAGGGTGCCTAGCGCGGGCATGCAAGGCTAGTATACAGAGCAGGaaagaagagagggagagagcggCAGAGGGAAAAGGTTAGTAGGGGAGAGAATGCCGCTGCTTCTGCTGTTGCTTCCATGGCATGCACAACACAATGTTTCCATGGATGATGAGGGTCGAGAGCAGCAGCAAAGCAGTATCTAATGAGGATTTCTTGTCATGGGGCGGTGCAGCCACCAAATATGGAGTCAGGCGTTGCGAACGGGGCTTCGGTGCGTTGCGACCTCGAGAAGACCGAGCCACTTCACGCCCCTGTCACAAGAATCGAAACCCATCATCGGCAAGCCCATTTGATCTGACGGTTAAACAAGTTAATGTCTTGGCTCATGTGATCGAAGGCTTCTACGGGCCGTTACCTGCGTGACACGCAAGGGATTCATTCAGGAAGCCGACAAGTCGTGTGCGTGTCGGACGACGACTCGCGGTGCTTCCTGTCTCCTGTTCGGCGGCTCGGACAAATAGTTGCGGCACGCGGCTGGCGGCCCATGGGCTTCATTTAATGGATCTTATGCGCTCACCATCCTATCGTATGCCCAGTGGGAAATCTTGTTTGACGACAATGTCCTGCAGGTGTTTGATCGCAGGTCTGTGTATGATCCGGCAATGATAGAAGCAGTTTCCCGTGGCGGAAAACTGTGAGACCCTCTACTTAAGCACATCCGAAGGATGGCCCTTCTGCATTGCCATTCAAGCCCGAAGTAGAACCAGTGATTGAAAGGGAGGTATAAATGCCAAATCTATGACAGTCTCTTTCTCTGTCTGAGTCGGCCAATGTGTGCATCCTCGAGCTTGGCTTCAGCGTCCAGGAACCTGTCCATCTTAAATGGGCGTAAAAGTTGAGGAAGGAGGTGGTCCCCTGCACAGGCCTCTGCATTCATGAACAGCACGCAAACTGAAGCAAGGAACCAAATCCAGATGGTCAGGCCTCCGTACCAAATTGAGATTAGCTCTCAGAATAATCCATGGCGCGCCTGCTTTGGGTTCCGCACCAGTCTATTGTATACTTGTTGGGGTCAACGCAATGGCGTGCCAATGACTCGCCGCTGGATTGCTGTGGATCTGATCAAAAGACGATGAGGAAAATATCTTGATATCTCCAGTCGACAAGATGTGGGATGCAACAAGGCATTAATATGACCTTGGGGTGTACCCGGAGGAGACTAGATTGGATCAAAGAGGCACTCGATGGTGATCCTTGACATGAAATATCACCCACCCACTGACCGAGACAAAGTGCAACCTGCCACGCCCACAGCAGGACGGGAGAGACCACGTCGGGTTGATGTTTCCGCAGAGCCATCGATGACACCGGCAACTAGAGGCGTCGCCGTGAAACCCAGCAGGCAGGAGGACAAGGCGAGAACGTTAGTGAGGAACAGGATAGCGATAAGCACCACCATGTCGACATGTCAAGAACCTTGGccttttctttctatttctgCTCTCGGGGTCCCACTCCGTGGGCCCCAGCCGGCGACGAAGGGTTAGCCGTACCAGCGTCGGCTACCGAATCAGAACTACGGATGAGCTGTGTGCATGCCTCACCAACGAAGAGGAGCACCACACAGTGAGCTCCACCATATCTCATCCTCTCCGTGCTTTTAGTCGTTGCTATTATGATCTAATTATGACAAAGAAAGCCGAATGTTTGCGAGGCATTTTGGCGCAGTGAAGGACGAACATCgcctataaataaatataaaacagcGAGGAGAAACGAAGCAGAGGAAGAGCGGCGATACCTGAAGGGCCTCCGTAATAGACATATATGTGCGCGGGGAGAATGGTGATGGTGAAGGAGGAGATGCGAAGGGGACCGTGGACGGAGCAGGAGGACCTGCAACTGGCATGGTTTGCGGCCTTGTTCGGTGAACGTCGTTGGGATTTCATAGCCAAAGTCTCAGGTCGGTGGCCCACTCATCAGGTGATGGATCGGAGAATGGTGGAAGCTTGCGGTTGATGCTGTGTGTCGTCTGATGTTGTTGCAGGTCTCAACAGAACGGGAAAGAGTTGCCGGATGCGGTGGGTTAATTACCTGCACCCCAGTCTCAAACACGGCCGCATGACCCCCCAAGAAGAGTGCCTCATTCTCGAGCTCCATTCTCGCTGGGGAAACAGGTGGTACACGCCTTTTCCGTAGCTCCTCGTCACTACCGTGAATCAGGTCTTTGATCATCGTAGCTTCTGTCTGCACCAACTCAGGTGGTCTCGAATCGCACGTAAGCTTCCCGGCCGCACGgataacgagatcaagaactactggaggacTCACATGAGGAAGAGGGcacaagaagagaagagaagcttCTCGCCTTCGAGGACGACGACGTCGACGTCGCCTGCTGATGATTTCCCGATTGGAAGTGAACCGCGAGCGGAGGCTGCGGCGGGTTGTCAGCTCAGTAGCAGCTGCATGAGTCTGGGGCTCGATGAGGACAGCCAGGGTGCGGATTGGTGCTCCATGGATCAGGCGTGGAACGAGATGGCCGTGCCCGAACCAATCGACGGACGAAGTTTCGATGATTGCAGGGAGAGTACTACTACTGCATGGCCCTCGTCGATGCCGTCTCCTCCTATGTGGGAATGCTGCACTGCCTCGCTGTGGAAgacggatgaggaggaggagctcAACGGTGCAGCATTTGGTTTATGACTACCATCACACGAGGTTTAACCATGCATCGGATCCATATTTTTCTTAATCTGTTCTCCGAGACACATCACAGTAGTAGTAGAATAAGAAGATAATAAACGATCGCAGCCTCCATCGGATGGAATTGTACTGTAGGATAGTGCGAAGGCCCCCAATGCCATAATCCATAAAAGGATTGGAATTCCAGATTCTACTCGATGAGTACCGTAAGTTTGCCTTTGTCCTCCATCCTCCACCGCCAGATTCTCCTCGATGAGTTCCGTAAGTTTGATGCTCTTCTAGTGTCCCAATAACACAAAAAGGGGGAAAGCACAGTCCACTTTGTGACAGACTCTCAGTAGGTGATGTTGATACATGCTTGGCTTGCCACTTGGACAGGTGGTGGTGCTCTACAACCCATCCAAGCCACTTTGATCTATAGCTCATTCATCCAACTTTCGGAACCATAGACGACCTGAATCATACAGGGGAACAATCCAAGTCCTTTGCATGTGGGCTTCGAAACATGTTAAATAAGTGATCATACAGTTCATAAGAAAACACCTATGCAAGTTCTCATCTTCAATTCCTGCAAGCATTTTGAACAAGTGATCATCTTTCTAAAGTCACAAGAAATATTCAACATAACATCAAAGGATAATTTTTCTAATAATTATCCGATTATAAAACAATTGCAAGCCGAGGCCCGTCACGACATCAGATTCCTCTTTCATTTCAGGTCTAACAATAAAGTGTACTTCTTGAATTATATATATTAGTTGCACGTGTAAATTCAAGTAAACATCTCCACAGTTCATGAAAATAGAGTCAATGATCCAAATAAAACCACAAGTATTCTTCAAAGGAATCATTCGTAATCTCTTCAGAGGGGAACATATCCGTAAAACACTACCTCTGCAGGACCTGTCATGTAGACATGGTTGTCCTCCTCCCTCCATTCGATCTCTAATGGCCCACCCGGCAATTCAACGATGCAGTGCTGCTTTGCACAAAATATAGCACACATATATGTAAGTATCAATTTAATTATTCATACAGGTATCAACCTAAAGAGAAATAGCAAGGGGCAAAAAACGTATAATGTCAAGCGTACCCTTTCGGTGTGACCTTCAAGAACTGCTGCAACAACAACTGCACAAGCTCCAGTGCCACAGGCTAGAGTTGCTCCTGCGATTTGTAAATATTTCCATAACAAGGCTGATTTATTTTGGAATTAAATGTGCTCGTTATTAAAGATCACAATCTCCAGGGATAACTATTTTAACACAGAGTTTTTGCAAAAATATTATTGTCCATACCTGCACCACGCTCCCACACTCGCATTTTTAGGTGTGAACGAGAAATGACTTGCACAAATTctatatagaaaaaaaaagaagaaagaaatcagtccaaattacaaaaataataatGGATCCTCCTAAGAACATCTAAGCCAGATGCCAAGAGTTTATATGGGAACTTGAAATTTAGATAATTAATGCACGATGAAGTAAAGCACTGACGATACAAAATAACTAACATAATCATGTAGATTTACAGACATCAATTAACTAAATTTGCATGGAAATAAAAATCTTGGTCAAAAgcaaatcaagagagaaagaaagagaaaagtagagagagagagagagagagagagagagagagagacaggtgTAGGAAAGAACAGGTTTTTTTCAGAAGTAAAGAAGATCACAGTAGAATATTTTACTGGCAATAAGTTAAAACTACTAGAGGTTGACAGGAAGAGATCACAGTAGGATATTTAACTGGCAATAAGAGGCTATATTAACTAAGTTACAAAATTCACTGCCACCAAAGATTCTCGAAACTCCAAAACATTTAATTTGACAAGtttataccaaaaaataaaagatgatgAACCTGTATTAGTTCGAGAAGGGAACATTTCATGGTGCTCAAACTTTGGACCAATATCTTCCAATTTTATGTCATCCACATGCAGAGCCTGCCCAGGTATAGAATGAGACTTTTTTTAGTTAGTTTTAGCAATTCATATCAAAAGAAACACCGCAGGCATGCATCAAGCAAGATGTTTAAATTCTAAATTTATAGTTCATGCTAAATATTACTTATAATGATAACTTATTAGTGAAATAAGAAACCGTCCAACTATAGAACAtttaaataataacaaaaaaagattagaaacagTCACATATCATTTTAAGACTGAAATGGattaaatatgatttaatatattTCTTTACTATGGTCATCCAAGTACCAAAAGCACTTCAATCCACCCTGGTCAAACAAAACATTACCGCCAGTTCGCTTCTCAAATATGAATTTAGATAACAAGCATTCATTCAAGAGTACAATAACCCTCTTTGTAATGTATTTTGTATCATATCCATAACAGCCTCGATAAATGATATCCACGTGACATCacgtgtgggtcaatctaattaaacTGAGTTCGATGGAAAATGTTGAAACAATGGAGAACAATGAAGTTGAAAAAGAAAGCTGGACTAATACAGAGTACTCTCAGTCATGGTCAAGAGTTGGGAGAACTTATCAGGAAACTCTTTTAGTCGTCAGGACAAGCTGAGGGTAGAAGACCCACAAAGGTTGGCCTAAATAGGCATTTGCTTATGAGTTCTACAAATATTATTCTTAATCTTCTAGCTTATTTCTGTTCTTTTCAATTTAATTGCGTAGTTCAAAAGTTACCTCCCTGATATCATTTCTTTACTAAATGTAGTTACTGAAACTGTAACCATACCAACATATTGTATCCTTTCTGGCATCTGTCGCCCCTGACTTTCGAAAATCTTTCCAACTTTTACAAGGCAACCTCTGTTCCCTCTTAATCTTGTCTGGCACCTTTGATTCCCCTAGACTAAGGAGATTCTAGAGGAAGAGGGAGGCGGCAAGATTTGATGTAAGGAACTAACTTTCATCTCTGAAGTTCAAAGGTGAACCCAGCCAGCCACATTATGGGTGTTCTTCCTGGGTTCACAAAATTTTAAAGAAAGCTAAATACATATACAGAATTGGTAAGACTTCTATGATTCACCTAAGTAAAGGTGCATATGTCCAACAATTCCATGCTACCAGGTGTAAAAGTTCAGCTAAGCAGTGGCATATCCCCCAAAAAGTTACCTCGCATTTTTTTGAACCAAAAGTTACACAATGTGGATTGCCCATGCTAACACATGTCACGTTCCATGATATGCCATCGACCACAAGTTCAGCTTTAATGACAGACCCATCCTTGTTTGCTGGAATCGTAGTAGGAATGTCTGGTGCATGAAGGATAGGCTGACCCATATCTACCTTTACCTGAAAGAACAGACACCATAAAATAAACCTCAGCCCAAACTTTGATGTGCATGACCAGACAGTAGTCAATTATTTAAGCATCTAAAAACTGCAAAAAGGATTTGAAAGAAAGAGAGCTGAAAGCTGTTAGATTATTGTGCTAAGAAATCCAAAATGGTGTCCAGAATATGCAAATATAAAGTCCACACACGACCAACACACATGATCATCATGGGCACTCAATGGCACTCATTTACTACAAGTAGAATTTAATTAATCTCCCAACCAGAGTCTTAATAAAAGATACAGTAGGATAGGTCACAGAATTTCCACCTAGAATAATTGAAGTTTTCAAGAGGAAATTATATCACCATGTTTAAGAATGATGTCTGAATGCAGGACTAATCAAATGGGATTCCGTAAAAAAGAGACAAACCAAAACTTTATGAGGCAATGTAAGCTACAAAACATTATGTtctttgaaaaagaaaatatctACCGTTGGAAGACGATAATAGTCACATGTACATACAAGATTGCAAAATGCAGAAACAAAAACACAGATGCCTGTGCAATTAAACATGTATAAAGTAATTCTCAATATAATGCTGCCATAGAACATCTAGAAACACTTAATATAATCTGTATGCAGTAAATTAAACTTATAAGGATCAGTGTTATCTTATCATGCTTTTTCATGCAAGAAATAGTTGATGCAACTGATATTCGATCATTGAATAAATTGgggaaagaagaaaataaaaccaACACTAAGGAAGACCCACAAGAAAACACATGCTGAGGAACTGCTAGCCTTTGGAGAAAAATTAACACAGATGTCAACTGAGAAAAATATCTAAAGAAAAGATTGGTATCCAGTCCACATATAACTTCCCTATATAGAAATAATTTATCAGCATACAGAAAAGTTTTGGCCACAAAAGCAAAAACTAATTCTTAAACAACAAGCCATAATTGGACTCAGACAATCCTAATTAAAACATTAAGTCACACTAAGTATCACATTTAGCAAATGGGCTGTTCTCTTTCTCATTAAATCCttattattgttttgattttcttCTAATCCACCAACCAAGATCCTAAATGCCCAGTGAGCTCCACAATCCTACATTTGTTTACCAGCAAGGTTTCACCTGTGCACGTGGGTAAGTTTCACATGGGTTAGATCACCAAGTCAAGAATAGCTCCCCCATGTCCCCACAGAGCCTAAATGGATGATTCTGAATTTCTCATTAAAAGGAAAGTACCAGGAGACAAACCTAGGAGGCTAAATTTTGAGAAGGAAAACTGCTTTTCAGCTAGTATGGTGAAGACCCATGAAATAACAGCCACTAATGTTGTACTTCATGACACGAGAAAAAGTTAGAAGCATACAGATCAGTGTGCCAGACGAAAAAGCTtgcaacttcaatcttgaacataCCTTTCCATCACTTTGGATTTCAGGAACTATTAAACCAGCACCAGTGTGAATCCTAAAACTGCAAGATGTAAATAACAGCCAAAATTAGGCATATAGAACTTGTATACAACAGACAATAATGCACACATCAAAGAAAATTATATACCCTTAGAAGATTATCAATACCATATCATAGGTAAATCTGCTCAGGAAAAGATAAACAAAACATCCAAGCTACATATTTTAAAATAGTGGTATCAAACATAAAAGATAGGATAGGAACTGCAGAAACCAGTGACAGCCATCATGTTCCATTAGGAAACTTTAGAGAAGCTGTTATCATTGGCATGCTTTGCTTAAAAGTAATATACCCATCAGCACTGTATGAATCTAAAATATATGTTGTGCAATGCATAAGGGTGCCTAATACATGCATCCTAAATGATGGCCAGGTAATATCCTTTATGACTAAGGTAAAATTCATAAAAGATTACATGTCTTGGTCAAATACTTTGTCTTCCACCAGGGTTTCTCCACCTCTAATTATCCAATTCTAACATAAACTTCTGTTATTTTTGGAGGCAACACATCATTTATGACACTAGATGTGATGCACCAGTGTAGTCCCATGTTGGGAATGAGAGGAAGTATGTCTTGGTTTAGAAGGCTAGTGATTATCTTGTTTTATTGTTGGGTATCATGGACTTATGATTTAGGACAATAAAGCATAAGTATAGAGGAAGGTATAGATAACTGCACCTTTGCATCCCATGTAGGTTTTCAAGCTCAGTAATGAATCGAGCAAGGCAACGAATTCCATTCCCGCACATCTGAAGACACACAAACG is from Musa acuminata AAA Group cultivar baxijiao chromosome BXJ3-8, Cavendish_Baxijiao_AAA, whole genome shotgun sequence and encodes:
- the LOC103994012 gene encoding myb-related protein MYBAS2, which codes for MCAGRMVMVKEEMRRGPWTEQEDLQLAWFAALFGERRWDFIAKVSGLNRTGKSCRMRWVNYLHPSLKHGRMTPQEECLILELHSRWGNRWSRIARKLPGRTDNEIKNYWRTHMRKRAQEEKRSFSPSRTTTSTSPADDFPIGSEPRAEAAAGCQLSSSCMSLGLDEDSQGADWCSMDQAWNEMAVPEPIDGRSFDDCRESTTTAWPSSMPSPPMWECCTASLWKTDEEEELNGAAFGL
- the LOC135645059 gene encoding diaminopimelate epimerase, chloroplastic-like isoform X1 — its product is MAASISLTQSFRLRDPLVAAHPFRLASPFRFGRSFPLSRNLSSRSPSASMSVQAPKKSPDVKFLDRRESGILHFVKYQGLGNDFILVDNRNSSEPKVTPEQAVKLCDRNIGVGADGVIFVLPGVSDTDYTMRIFNSDGSEPEMCGNGIRCLARFITELENLHGMQSFRIHTGAGLIVPEIQSDGKVKVDMGQPILHAPDIPTTIPANKDGSVIKAELVVDGISWNVTCVSMGNPHCVTFGSKKCEALHVDDIKLEDIGPKFEHHEMFPSRTNTEFVQVISRSHLKMRVWERGAGATLACGTGACAVVVAAVLEGHTERHCIVELPGGPLEIEWREEDNHVYMTGPAEELKMRTCIGVFL
- the LOC135645059 gene encoding diaminopimelate epimerase, chloroplastic-like isoform X2; this encodes MAASISLTQSFRLRDPLVAAHPFRLASPFRFGRSFPLSRNLSSRSPSASMSVQAPKKSPDVKFLDRRESGILHFVKYQGLGNDFILVDNRNSSEPKVTPEQAVKLCDRNIGVGADGVIFVLPGVSDTDYTMRIFNSDGSEPEMCGNGIRCLARFITELENLHGMQSFRIHTGAGLIVPEIQSDGKVKVDMGQPILHAPDIPTTIPANKDGSVIKAELVVDGISWNVTCVSMGNPHCVTFGSKKCEALHVDDIKLEDIGPKFEHHEMFPSRTNTEFVQVISRSHLKMRVWERGAGATLACGTGACAVVVAAVLEGHTERHCIVELPGGPLEIEWREEDNHVYMTGPAEVVFYGYVPL